Genomic window (Anaerolineae bacterium):
CGGCAGGAAGAAAAACGCCAACCCGACGATGAAATAGACCACCAGGAGCTGGGCGCCTTCCAGCCAGTTGGATTCGCCGTCGAGCGCCACCAGCGTGGTGATGAGCGCCGCGGCGATGAGCGCGATCAGCTCGAACTGGTTGAAGACCAGCGTCAGCGGGTTCCCCATCAGCAGGCTGATGAAGACCAGGAGCGGCGCGACCAGCAGGGCGATCTGCAGGCTGGAGCCGAAGGAGATGTTCAAGCTCAGCTCCATGCGGTTCTTCCAGGCCATTTCCACCGCCACCAGGTGTTCCGCCACGTTGCCCACCAGGGGGATGAGGATGATGCCGAGGAAGAACTCGGTGACGCCGAGGGAGGCGATGACCGGCTCGACGGCGCCCACCAGAATTTCGCTGAGCCAGGCGATGAGGCCGGCGGCGCCGGCCAGCAGGGCGATGGTGATGCCCAGCGGCTGACGGGAGGTGTGCGGGGCGGTTGTCTCGCCGTGCGCGCCGCGCAGGGCAAAAACCACACTGCTGATGTAAATGAGGATCATGGCGCCGGCCACCCCCAGGCTCAGGTACTCCACCGCCATATGGCTGGTAGCCTCGATGGAATGGCTGAAGAGCGAGGGGATGCTCAGGGCGATGATGGCGAGGACGGACATGGTGGCGTTGGTGCCGGCGTGGGCGCGGTCAAACCGCTGTACCCCGTTGCGCCATCCGCCCAGGAAAATGCTGGCGCCGGTGATGAGCAGTAAGTTGCCCAGGATGGAGCCAGTGATGGAGGCCTTGACCAGCTCCAGCAGTCCTTCCTTGATGGCAAAGATGGTGATGATAAGCTCCGCGGCATTGCCCATGGTGGCGTTGAGGAGGCCGCCGACGCGCGGGCCGGCCCGCTCCGCCAACTGCTCAGTCGCTTCCCCCAGGATGCCGGCCAGCGGCACGACCCCGACCGCCGCGCTGAAAAATATCAGCACCGGGTTCCAGTGCAGGAACCATCCCACGATGGTCAGGGGGACAAAGATGAGGAGCAGATACAGGTAGTTCATCGGCGGAAATGCTCCCAGAAGTATGCTGGCGCCTGCACGTGCCCCGCCGGGTGCAGGGCCGGCGAAGCGGTG
Coding sequences:
- the cax gene encoding calcium/proton exchanger, which produces MNYLYLLLIFVPLTIVGWFLHWNPVLIFFSAAVGVVPLAGILGEATEQLAERAGPRVGGLLNATMGNAAELIITIFAIKEGLLELVKASITGSILGNLLLITGASIFLGGWRNGVQRFDRAHAGTNATMSVLAIIALSIPSLFSHSIEATSHMAVEYLSLGVAGAMILIYISSVVFALRGAHGETTAPHTSRQPLGITIALLAGAAGLIAWLSEILVGAVEPVIASLGVTEFFLGIILIPLVGNVAEHLVAVEMAWKNRMELSLNISFGSSLQIALLVAPLLVFISLLMGNPLTLVFNQFELIALIAAALITTLVALDGESNWLEGAQLLVVYFIVGLAFFFLP